One window from the genome of Toxotes jaculatrix isolate fToxJac2 chromosome 17, fToxJac2.pri, whole genome shotgun sequence encodes:
- the slc39a9 gene encoding zinc transporter ZIP9, translated as MDDFSSISLLSLAMLVGCYVAGTIPLAVNFSEEKLKLITVLGAGLLCGTALAVIIPEGVHALYEEILEGGHHSHGQVGGVEASEPKVEADAALGASGKHEHSHEQLHACIGVSLVLGFVFMLLVDQIGSSHVHNTEDPESARVTSSKITTTLGLVVHAAADGVALGAAASTSQTSVQLIVFVAIMLHKAPAAFGLVSFLMHAGLERNRIRKHLLVFALAAPVLAMLTFLGLSQSSKEALSDINATGVAMLFSAGTFLYVATVHVLPEVGGGGHSHAPAGGNGGKGLSKVEVGALVLGCLIPLVLSVGHHH; from the exons ATGGACGATTTTAGCTCGATCAGTTTGCTGTCCCTTGCGATGTTGGTGGGATGTTATGTAGCCGGGACGATACCTTTAGCAGTCAACTTTTCAGAG GAAAAGCTGAAGCTGATCACTGTGCTGGGAGCAGGGCTGCTTTGTGGGACCGCACTTGCTGTTATCATTCCTGAAGGGGTCCATGCACTTTATGAAGAAATCCTTGAAG gtggaCACCACAGTCATGGGCAGGTTGGAGGCGTGGAGGCATCCGAGCCAAAGGTTGAAGCAGACGCTGCCCTTGGTGCCAGTGGGAAACATGAACACAGTCATGAGCAGCTTCATGCCTGCATCGGAGTGTCTCTGGTCCTGGGCTTTGTTTTTATGCTCCTGGTGGACCAGATAGGCAGTTCTCATGTGCATAACACTGAAG ATCCAGAGTCAGCAAGAGTCACCTCTTCGAAAATCACCACCACCCTGGGTCTTGTGGTCCATGCTGCAG CTGATGGAGTTGCACTTGGAGCTGCTGCCTCTACCTCTCAAACCAGTGTTCAGCTCATTGTCTTTGTAGCTATCATGCTTCATAAG GCCCCAGCAGCGTTTGGCCTGGTATCTTTCCTGATGCATGCTGGTCTTGAGAGGAACCGCATCCGCAAACATCTCCTGGTCTTCGCCCTGGCAGCGCCTGTTCTTGCCATGCTCACATTTTTAGGCCTCAGTCAG AGCAGCAAAGAGGCCCTTTCAGACATCAACGCCACCGGTGTCGCCATGCTCTTCTCCGCTGGCACTTTCCTCTACGTGGCCACCGTCCACGTCCTGCCTGAGGTCGGGGGTGGCGGCCACAGCCACGCTCCCGCAGGAGGGAACGGGGGCAAAGGACTGAGCAAGGTGGAGGTGGGAGCTCTGGTGCTGGGCTGCCTCATTCCTCTGGTGCTGTCTGTCGGTCACCACCATTAG